From the Leptolyngbya sp. CCY15150 genome, the window TGTGGCAGATTTTGCCAAAGCTGGAGCAGACATCATCTCCGTCCATGCTGAACACAACGCTTCTCCTCACCTGCACCGTACCCTGGGGCAAATCAAGGAACTAGGCAAGCAAGCTGGGGTGGTTCTGAATCCTGGTACGCCGCTAGAGCTGATTGATTATGTGCTAGAACTCTGCGATTTGGTGCTGATCATGAGCGTGAACCCTGGGTTTGGTGGACAAAGCTTTATTCCTGGTGTGTTGCCGAAAATCCGTCAGTTGCGTCAAATGTGCAACGAGCGCGGTCTCGATCCTTGGATCGAAGTAGATGGTGGCTTGAAGGCTAACAATACCTGGCAGGTGCTGGAAGCTGGTGCCAATGCTGTGGTAGCGGGTTCTGCTGTGTTCAAGGCTCCTAGCTATGCCGAAGCCATTGAAGGGATTCGCAACAGCAAGCGCTCTGAGCCAGAATTGGCTAAGGTCTAAACGCTAGATGGCTCTGTGGTGCTGTGGTGAGGGGGTTACCTCTCAACCAGTTCATAGGTCATAGATTGAGTTGAATACATGACACAACAACGGGCGATCGCTTAGAAGCGATCGCCCGTTTGTCATACCTAGCTTGCTACACCTTATAGACACCGCTATGTCTAGGATCCTTACTCTTGGGGCGATCGCCCGGCTTGCAGCCCCGTTGGTGTCCACTGAATGGCCCCATCTCGTCCGCTGAGAACATAGGAGCGATCGCCTTGCTCAAACCAATCTGCCACCGGAGGCTCTAGGGCGTTGCCGGGAGCGATCGCAAGCTGCGGTTGAATCTGCTCTAGCAACTCTGGGCTAGATAGGCTACCGCTCCACGCCAGCACCTCAACTTGGCTGGGCAGTGAGACGGCTGAGAGTTGGGGATCATCTGAGGCGTTTAGCAGCAGCCAGGTATGCCCTTCTAGCGTGAGGGTGGCGATCGCTCCGTTGGCTTGGATATGGAGATCGGCGACGCCCAAT encodes:
- the rpe gene encoding ribulose-phosphate 3-epimerase — protein: MSHAQTAKQTVIAPSILSADFSRLGEEIQAVDQAGADWIHVDVMDGRFVPNITIGPLIVEAIRPVTQKPLDVHLMIVEPEKYVADFAKAGADIISVHAEHNASPHLHRTLGQIKELGKQAGVVLNPGTPLELIDYVLELCDLVLIMSVNPGFGGQSFIPGVLPKIRQLRQMCNERGLDPWIEVDGGLKANNTWQVLEAGANAVVAGSAVFKAPSYAEAIEGIRNSKRSEPELAKV